The Theropithecus gelada isolate Dixy chromosome X, Tgel_1.0, whole genome shotgun sequence genome includes a window with the following:
- the HSFX4 gene encoding LOW QUALITY PROTEIN: heat shock transcription factor, X-linked member 4 (The sequence of the model RefSeq protein was modified relative to this genomic sequence to represent the inferred CDS: inserted 1 base in 1 codon), translating to MASQNTEQAYEDKLALSVGGEPTSRDPFSSSPDPNPDSSEVLDRHKDHAVSQDPGSQVNSPPEDRNQCVVNTEDNHXRKPWMMVEEDTFKSVSWNDDGDTMIIKKDLFQREVLQRRGAERIFETDSLKSFIHQLNLYGFCKTRPSNSPGNKKMMIYHNSNFQRDTPRLLENIQIKDDLRNTTQQATRVPAPKRKKLVPIRHSPRFHHNNAMKEANNIQGPSDTQSFMSPGMCSMNSITGHSLGSGPPQEPNDPSGEGTSEDVTFASLTTAQRKCTGMESTGEVPSTLVYPDYDCVMSLYNTRYSILSVAISVMSPNEPPDEEEEGPSDYKCVLCEHVRDNLPSP from the exons ATGGCGAGTCAGAACACCGAACAGGCATATGAAGACAAGCTGGCCCTGTCTGTTGGCGGAGAGCCAACAAGCAGGGACCCATTTAGTTCTTCACCTGATCCAAATCCAGATTCCAGCGAGGTTTTGGACAGACACAAGGACCAcgccgtgagccaagatccaggCTCCCAAGTTAACTCACCACCAGAAGACCGAAACCAATGCGTGGTCAACACGGAAGACAACC AAAGAAAGCCTTGGATGATGGTGGAGGAAGACACATTCAAGTCTGTGAGCTGGAACGATGATGGAGACACCATGATCATCAAGAAGGATCTCTTCCAGAGGGAAGTTCTTCAACGGAGAGGTGCAGAGAGGATTTTCGAAACAGACAGCTTGAAGAGTTTCATTCACCAACTGAACCTCTATGGATTCTGCAAAACACGCCCAAGCAACTCTCCAGGAAACAAGAAAATGATG aTCTACCACAACTCCAATTTTCAGAGAGACACGCCCAGGCTACTTGAGAATATCCAGATTAAAGATGACCTCAGAAACACCACTCAGCAAGCAACCCGTGTCCCAgctccaaagagaaagaagctggtACCTATAAGACACTCCCCCCGATTTCATCACAATAATGCCATGAAAGAAGCCAACAATATTCAGGGACCCAGTGACACCCAGTCCTTCATGTCCCCTGGTATGTGTTCCATGAACAGTATCACTGGGCATTCCCTGGGAAGTGGGCCCCCACAGGAGCCAAATGACCCAAGTGGGGAGGGCACCTCTGAGGATGTCACATTTGCATCTTTGACTACTGCACAGCGGAAGTGCACAGGGATGGAAAGCACAGGGGAAGTGCCTAGTACCTTGGTTTACCCAGACTATGATTGTGTAATGTCTTTGTACAATACCCGTTACTCTATTCTGTCGGTTGCCATCTCAGTCATGTCTCCAAATGAGCCCcctgatgaggaggaggaaggcccCTCAGACTACAAGTGTGTACTCTGTGAACACGTTAGGGACAATCTTCCAAGTCCATGA